The following proteins are co-located in the Pseudomonas cavernae genome:
- the dnaX gene encoding DNA polymerase III subunit gamma/tau: protein MSYQVLARKWRPRSFREMVGQTHVLKALINALDSQRLHHAYLFTGTRGVGKTTIARIIAKCLNCETGISSTPCGVCSVCREIDEGRFVDLIEVDAASRTKVEDTRELLDNVQYAPSRGRYKVYLIDEVHMLSTHSFNALLKTLEEPPPHVKFLLATTDPQKLPVTILSRCLQFSLKNMPPERVVEHLTHVLTAEHVPFEEDALWLLGRAADGSMRDAMSLTDQAIAFGEGKVLAADVRAMLGSLDHGQVYGVLHALLEGDARALLEAVRQLAEQGPDWSGVLAEMLNVLHRVAVAQALPEAIDNGQGDRDRVLALAQALPAEDVQFYYQMGLIGRRDLPLAPDPRGGFEMVLLRMLAFRPADTDDAPRVALKPLGISQATADPRPNPVAGAAMAAPAIAAIAVASTHAPVPVGEAATMVVAATPEPVAVAVPTVVPREVAPELEPVAVALVVEPPVAPAAAPAVVDLPWEEPKAAEPPVAEAVAVVAESEPAVVVQAPTPIAAPTPVAIADSDDDDEPPLADDDYYEVDSETAYLDVMPGLGEPEAAAESEPLPAAQPATGLAAEWLDLFPRLGISGLTGSIAANCSLVAVDGDTWHLHLDPAQSALFNATQERRLNEALNQYHGRELKLAIELRKPEQETPAQAAARKRAERQRNAVASIHNDPLVQQMIQQFAAVIREDSIEPVETP, encoded by the coding sequence TGAACTGCGAAACTGGCATCAGCTCGACGCCTTGCGGCGTCTGTTCGGTGTGCCGGGAGATCGATGAGGGGCGCTTCGTCGACCTGATCGAAGTCGACGCCGCCAGCCGTACCAAGGTCGAGGACACCCGCGAACTGCTCGACAACGTGCAGTACGCCCCGAGCCGCGGGCGTTACAAGGTCTACCTGATCGACGAAGTGCACATGCTCTCCACGCACTCGTTCAACGCGCTGCTCAAGACCCTCGAAGAGCCGCCGCCGCACGTCAAATTCCTCCTTGCCACCACCGATCCGCAGAAGCTGCCGGTCACCATCCTCTCGCGCTGCCTGCAGTTCTCGCTGAAGAACATGCCGCCGGAGCGGGTGGTCGAGCACCTGACCCATGTGCTGACTGCCGAGCATGTGCCGTTCGAGGAGGATGCCCTCTGGCTGCTCGGCCGCGCGGCCGACGGTTCGATGCGCGATGCCATGAGCCTGACCGACCAGGCCATCGCCTTCGGCGAAGGCAAGGTGCTGGCCGCCGACGTGCGCGCCATGCTCGGCAGCCTCGATCACGGCCAGGTGTATGGCGTGCTGCACGCGCTGCTGGAAGGTGACGCCCGTGCCTTGCTCGAGGCGGTACGCCAGTTGGCCGAGCAAGGCCCGGACTGGAGCGGCGTGCTGGCGGAAATGCTCAACGTGCTGCACCGCGTGGCTGTTGCCCAGGCGTTGCCGGAGGCGATCGATAACGGCCAGGGCGACCGCGATCGCGTGCTGGCCCTGGCCCAGGCGCTGCCGGCCGAGGATGTGCAGTTCTACTATCAGATGGGCCTGATCGGTCGCCGCGACCTGCCGCTGGCCCCCGACCCGCGCGGCGGCTTCGAGATGGTCCTGCTGCGCATGCTGGCCTTCCGTCCGGCGGACACGGACGACGCGCCGAGGGTGGCGCTAAAGCCGCTAGGGATTAGCCAGGCCACTGCTGATCCCCGTCCCAACCCAGTGGCCGGCGCCGCTATGGCGGCGCCGGCTATTGCCGCCATTGCAGTGGCCTCGACCCACGCGCCAGTACCGGTTGGCGAAGCCGCCACGATGGTGGTCGCTGCCACGCCTGAGCCCGTAGCCGTTGCCGTGCCCACAGTGGTGCCACGCGAAGTGGCGCCTGAGCTAGAGCCTGTTGCCGTCGCCCTGGTCGTAGAGCCGCCGGTAGCGCCGGCAGCAGCGCCTGCCGTGGTCGACCTGCCGTGGGAAGAGCCAAAAGCCGCTGAGCCGCCGGTCGCCGAGGCAGTCGCAGTAGTAGCCGAGTCCGAGCCCGCAGTCGTGGTCCAGGCGCCAACCCCGATCGCGGCACCGACCCCGGTGGCGATTGCCGACAGTGACGACGATGATGAGCCGCCGCTAGCCGATGACGACTATTACGAAGTGGACAGCGAGACGGCCTACCTGGATGTCATGCCCGGTCTGGGCGAGCCTGAGGCCGCCGCCGAGTCCGAGCCGCTGCCCGCCGCGCAGCCGGCCACTGGCCTGGCCGCCGAATGGCTGGACCTGTTCCCGCGCCTGGGTATCAGCGGCCTGACCGGCAGCATCGCCGCCAACTGCTCGCTGGTCGCCGTCGACGGCGATACCTGGCATCTGCACCTGGACCCGGCGCAAAGTGCGTTGTTCAATGCCACTCAAGAACGTCGCCTGAACGAGGCGCTGAACCAATATCACGGCCGCGAGCTCAAGCTGGCGATCGAGCTGCGCAAGCCCGAGCAGGAAACCCCGGCCCAAGCCGCCGCCCGCAAGCGTGCCGAGCGCCAGCGCAATGCGGTGGCTTCGATCCATAACGATCCGCTGGTGCAGCAAATGATCCAACAGTTCGCTGCGGTGATCCGCGAAGACAGCATCGAACCTGTTGAGACCCCCTAA